The proteins below come from a single Vibrio natriegens NBRC 15636 = ATCC 14048 = DSM 759 genomic window:
- the fadI gene encoding acetyl-CoA C-acyltransferase FadI produces the protein MGKQEVKTRHGERVAIVAGLRTPFARQSTEFSQVPAVDLGKMVVSEMLARTDLDPKLIEQVVFGQVVQMPEAPNIAREIVLGTGMNVHIDAYSVTRACATSFQAAVNVTESIMAGTIDIGIAGGADSSSVLPIGVSKKLAANLLALSKTKTLGQKLNVLRNLSLKDLMPVPPAVAEYSTGLSMGQTAEQMAKTHGISRAEQDALAHRSHTLASQAWKEGKIQGEVMTAFPEPYKKWISEDNNVRHDSTLEGYAKLRPAFDRQYGSVTAANSTPLTDGGAAVMLMREGKAKELGMEILGYIRGYAFSAIGVETDMLMGPSYATAKVLENTGLELSDLTLIDMHEAFAAQALANVKMFASDKFAQENLGRSKAIGEIDMDKFNVLGGSIAYGHPFAATGARIMTQTLRELKRRGGGIALNTACAAGGLGAAMILEVE, from the coding sequence ATGGGCAAGCAGGAAGTAAAGACGCGTCATGGTGAACGCGTTGCTATTGTCGCGGGGCTTCGAACTCCCTTTGCTCGTCAAAGCACGGAATTTAGCCAAGTGCCAGCAGTCGATTTAGGGAAGATGGTAGTAAGTGAAATGCTTGCTCGAACCGATCTTGATCCGAAATTAATAGAACAAGTGGTATTTGGACAGGTTGTACAAATGCCAGAGGCACCAAATATTGCACGTGAAATCGTATTGGGGACGGGAATGAATGTCCATATCGATGCTTACAGTGTGACTCGCGCATGTGCCACGAGTTTTCAAGCCGCCGTTAATGTTACGGAAAGCATCATGGCAGGCACGATTGATATCGGTATCGCGGGTGGCGCTGATTCCTCATCGGTACTACCGATTGGTGTTTCCAAAAAGCTTGCAGCCAACCTGCTGGCTCTCAGCAAGACCAAAACGCTCGGCCAAAAGCTCAATGTGCTTAGAAACCTTAGCCTTAAAGATTTAATGCCAGTTCCTCCTGCAGTTGCTGAGTACTCGACGGGTTTGTCGATGGGGCAAACGGCGGAGCAGATGGCGAAAACGCACGGTATTTCTCGTGCAGAGCAAGATGCTCTGGCACACCGTTCTCATACACTGGCGTCTCAAGCGTGGAAAGAGGGCAAGATTCAAGGCGAAGTCATGACTGCGTTCCCTGAACCGTATAAAAAGTGGATATCAGAAGACAACAATGTTCGTCATGACTCTACGTTAGAGGGATACGCAAAACTTCGCCCGGCATTTGACCGTCAATATGGCAGCGTAACCGCAGCAAACAGCACGCCTCTGACTGATGGTGGTGCAGCTGTGATGCTCATGCGCGAAGGTAAAGCGAAAGAGCTTGGTATGGAAATCCTTGGCTACATTCGCGGCTACGCATTCTCTGCTATTGGCGTAGAGACCGACATGTTAATGGGCCCTTCTTACGCGACGGCGAAGGTATTGGAGAATACAGGGCTGGAATTGTCGGATCTGACTCTGATTGATATGCATGAAGCCTTTGCGGCTCAGGCGTTGGCCAACGTGAAAATGTTTGCCTCTGATAAGTTTGCTCAAGAAAACCTTGGCCGTTCAAAAGCCATTGGTGAAATCGACATGGATAAATTCAACGTACTTGGTGGTTCGATTGCTTATGGACATCCGTTTGCAGCAACGGGGGCGCGCATAATGACGCAAACACTGCGCGAGCTAAAACGTCGAGGTGGTGGTATTGCATTGAACACCGCATGTGCGGCGGGTGGTCTTGGTGCAGCAATGATTCTGGAGGTTGAGTAA
- the fadJ gene encoding fatty acid oxidation complex subunit alpha FadJ, with protein MSEQKAFSLKIDEQNIAWLAIDVPNEKMNTLQAAFVEDMQKIFAQLKDSTGVKGMIIHSLKPDNFVAGADVRMLDACATASEAEALAKQGQELFQQLSDLPYPVVAAIHGPCLGGGLELALACDYRVCTESDITRLGLPEVQLGLLPGSGGTQRLPRLIGLLPSLDLILTGKQLRAKKAKKLGVVDACVPETILLDVAKQFIDKGKSKGKKKQSTKEKLMSGSGLGRKFVFEQAAKKTNEKTRGNYPATVAILEVIQHGLEKGFVKGQELEAKRFGELVMSSESKALRSIFFATTEMKKEHGTDAKPAAVKKVGVLGGGLMGAGISHVSVAKAKVPVRIKDVSNDGVLNALNYNYKLFDKQRKRRILSKADLQAKMMQLSGGVDFTSFNQIDVVIEAVFEDLDLKQQMVADIEANAKPDTIFATNTSSLPIHKIAEKAERPENIVGLHYFSPVEKMPLVEVIPHETTSDETISTVVALAKKQGKTPIVVKDKAGFYVNRILAPYMNEAAHILLANEPIEKIDNALLDFGFPVGPITLLDEVGVDIGAKIMPILVNELGERFKGPDVFDTLLNDGRKGRKSGKGFYTYKGKKKEVDKSVYKLLKLEPESKLSDNDIALRCVLPMLNEAVRCLDDGIIRSPRDGDIGAIFGIGFPPFLGGPFRYMDQYGLKELVEKMNEFASKYGDRFAPCDGLLTRAGEERTFY; from the coding sequence ATGAGCGAACAAAAAGCATTTAGTCTGAAGATTGACGAGCAGAATATCGCCTGGTTGGCCATTGATGTACCTAATGAAAAGATGAACACGCTACAGGCGGCTTTTGTTGAAGATATGCAGAAAATCTTCGCGCAGCTAAAAGACTCAACTGGAGTCAAAGGAATGATCATTCATTCCCTGAAGCCAGATAACTTTGTTGCGGGTGCAGATGTACGCATGCTTGACGCATGTGCTACCGCAAGCGAAGCGGAAGCGTTGGCAAAACAAGGACAAGAACTCTTCCAACAATTGTCTGACCTGCCTTATCCGGTCGTTGCTGCTATTCATGGCCCTTGTCTCGGAGGCGGCTTAGAGCTTGCTCTGGCGTGTGACTATCGCGTTTGTACGGAATCCGACATCACTCGTTTAGGTCTGCCAGAAGTACAGCTAGGCTTGTTACCAGGCTCTGGTGGTACACAGCGACTTCCTCGACTAATTGGTCTGCTACCTTCACTTGATTTAATCCTGACGGGTAAACAGCTCCGCGCTAAAAAAGCGAAAAAGCTTGGCGTAGTAGATGCCTGTGTACCAGAGACTATTTTGCTTGATGTCGCTAAGCAATTTATCGACAAAGGCAAAAGCAAAGGTAAGAAAAAGCAGTCGACCAAAGAAAAGCTGATGTCGGGCAGCGGGTTAGGGCGCAAGTTTGTATTTGAGCAAGCCGCGAAGAAAACCAACGAAAAAACCCGAGGCAACTATCCTGCTACAGTGGCGATTTTGGAAGTGATCCAGCATGGTTTGGAGAAAGGGTTCGTTAAAGGCCAGGAGCTTGAAGCGAAGCGCTTCGGCGAACTGGTTATGAGCTCAGAATCGAAAGCGCTGCGTTCCATCTTCTTTGCTACCACAGAGATGAAGAAAGAACACGGCACGGATGCTAAGCCTGCTGCCGTGAAAAAAGTCGGTGTACTTGGTGGTGGTTTGATGGGCGCTGGCATTAGTCATGTCTCCGTTGCGAAAGCTAAAGTGCCGGTTCGCATTAAAGATGTGAGCAATGACGGGGTCTTAAATGCGTTGAACTACAACTACAAGTTGTTCGACAAGCAACGTAAGCGTCGCATTCTCTCTAAAGCGGATCTCCAAGCAAAAATGATGCAGCTTTCGGGTGGTGTAGACTTCACCAGTTTCAACCAGATCGATGTGGTTATTGAGGCGGTTTTTGAAGACCTTGATTTGAAACAGCAAATGGTCGCGGATATTGAAGCAAACGCGAAGCCAGATACCATTTTTGCGACCAACACATCGTCACTACCAATCCATAAAATTGCAGAAAAAGCTGAACGTCCAGAGAATATTGTCGGTCTTCACTATTTCAGCCCGGTAGAGAAAATGCCGCTGGTGGAGGTTATCCCGCATGAAACCACATCAGACGAAACCATTTCTACGGTTGTTGCGTTAGCCAAGAAACAGGGCAAAACGCCAATCGTGGTGAAAGACAAAGCTGGCTTCTACGTAAACCGCATTCTTGCACCTTACATGAACGAAGCTGCGCATATCTTGCTGGCAAACGAGCCGATAGAAAAGATAGATAACGCGTTACTGGATTTTGGCTTCCCGGTTGGGCCAATCACACTGCTTGATGAAGTGGGCGTGGATATTGGCGCTAAAATCATGCCGATTCTGGTCAATGAATTGGGCGAGCGTTTCAAAGGTCCGGATGTATTCGATACTTTGCTCAACGACGGCCGTAAAGGTCGTAAGAGTGGTAAAGGTTTCTACACCTACAAAGGTAAGAAGAAAGAAGTCGATAAGTCTGTCTATAAGCTATTGAAACTTGAGCCTGAGTCTAAGCTCAGCGACAACGATATTGCCCTGCGCTGTGTGCTGCCAATGTTGAATGAAGCGGTACGCTGTTTAGATGACGGTATTATTCGTTCGCCACGCGATGGTGATATTGGTGCGATTTTCGGTATTGGCTTCCCACCATTCTTGGGTGGTCCTTTCCGTTATATGGATCAGTATGGCTTGAAAGAGCTGGTCGAGAAAATGAATGAATTTGCATCGAAATACGGTGACCGATTTGCACCTTGTGACGGCTTACTCACCCGAGCGGGTGAAGAACGTACGTTTTATTAA
- a CDS encoding outer membrane protein transport protein, which translates to MTYNKRLFKKTLLAVTVAFASGQTMAAGFQINAQSATGLGRAFAGDAVIADNASVMARNPAAMALFDKMELSVGFETITSLIEVKNATYNINGNNIPVGDVDDVGDTALAPNIHLIVPVNDKFAWGVNAYSNFGTKTEFSDSYVAAEYGGLTDVKSANFGLAGSYRLNDQWSFGAGLDVIYGKGTMKRVTSSALAAVNPALGGATLLDVDSADGWAVGFNVGTVFELDENNRFGFAYHYSPEFEAKDDEGQKITLPLPDMAEFSGYHKIKDTKFAVHYSVQYIGWKDFDQIDFENLDQGMLTGSYAKQYQWQDGWHYAIGGTYFLNNDWTLRAGYMYDTSAQDNVTSISVPDSDRQWFSTGFTYHLDSKANIDFGFTYLMGDDIKVNESTTIIPGMLSTGVSATTHADAILVGLQYSRSF; encoded by the coding sequence ATGACTTATAATAAGCGTCTGTTCAAAAAGACTCTCTTAGCAGTAACGGTAGCTTTTGCCTCAGGTCAAACGATGGCAGCAGGTTTCCAAATTAATGCCCAATCAGCGACTGGCCTTGGCCGTGCCTTTGCTGGTGATGCGGTAATTGCAGATAACGCTTCAGTAATGGCGCGTAACCCAGCAGCAATGGCGCTGTTTGACAAAATGGAACTGTCTGTTGGTTTTGAAACTATTACTTCACTTATTGAAGTGAAAAATGCCACTTACAACATTAACGGCAACAACATCCCTGTTGGAGACGTTGACGATGTAGGTGACACTGCTCTTGCGCCAAACATTCACCTAATTGTACCGGTAAACGACAAGTTTGCCTGGGGTGTGAATGCCTACTCTAACTTCGGTACAAAGACTGAATTCTCTGACAGCTACGTAGCGGCTGAATACGGCGGCCTGACCGACGTGAAAAGCGCTAACTTTGGTCTGGCGGGTTCTTACCGTCTGAACGACCAATGGAGCTTTGGTGCTGGCCTTGATGTGATTTACGGTAAAGGCACAATGAAACGCGTAACGAGCTCTGCTCTTGCTGCTGTAAATCCGGCTCTAGGTGGTGCAACACTTCTTGATGTTGATTCTGCTGACGGTTGGGCCGTAGGTTTCAACGTAGGTACAGTATTTGAGCTAGACGAAAATAACCGTTTTGGTTTTGCATACCACTACAGCCCAGAATTTGAAGCAAAAGACGACGAAGGCCAAAAGATCACGCTACCTCTGCCAGACATGGCTGAGTTCTCTGGCTACCACAAAATCAAGGACACCAAGTTCGCGGTACACTACAGCGTACAATACATTGGCTGGAAAGACTTTGACCAGATTGATTTTGAAAACCTAGATCAAGGTATGCTAACTGGCAGCTACGCTAAACAATATCAGTGGCAAGACGGCTGGCACTACGCGATTGGTGGTACTTACTTCCTAAACAATGACTGGACGCTTCGCGCTGGTTACATGTACGACACTAGTGCACAAGACAATGTAACGTCTATTTCTGTACCAGATTCAGACCGTCAGTGGTTCTCAACTGGTTTCACTTACCATCTTGACAGCAAAGCTAACATCGACTTTGGTTTCACATACCTAATGGGTGATGACATTAAAGTTAACGAGAGCACGACTATTATCCCTGGCATGCTGTCTACTGGCGTCAGTGCAACAACTCACGCAGACGCGATTCTAGTCGGCTTACAGTACAGCCGTAGCTTCTAA
- a CDS encoding VacJ family lipoprotein codes for MYNKGKSIFLMLLAIGLVGCSSAPEEAATEETNQTTSDAYDPLEGFNRAMWDINYDYLDPYLVRPVSLAYVEYTPTPIRYGIANFLANLDEPASMVNNLLMGNGGKAVDHFNRFWLNSTFGLLGLVDVATAAGITKYDEKVFSDAVGHYGVGNGPYFMVPGYGPYTLREVTDTVDSMYVPLTYLNFWASLGKWAFEGMEKRALLVSQEAQLDNSPDPYVLTRDIYIQRQNFKAEVETVKEVDAEEEAYLDEYLDDF; via the coding sequence ATGTATAACAAGGGTAAATCCATCTTCTTGATGCTGTTAGCAATTGGACTGGTTGGCTGTTCAAGTGCGCCTGAGGAGGCAGCAACAGAAGAAACAAATCAAACGACTTCTGATGCGTACGATCCGTTGGAAGGCTTTAACCGTGCCATGTGGGACATTAACTACGATTACCTAGATCCGTATTTAGTACGTCCGGTGTCATTAGCCTATGTGGAATACACGCCTACACCTATCCGTTATGGTATTGCTAACTTTCTGGCGAACTTAGACGAGCCAGCAAGTATGGTGAACAATCTGCTTATGGGTAATGGTGGTAAAGCCGTTGATCACTTTAATCGATTCTGGCTTAACTCCACGTTTGGTCTCCTTGGTCTGGTGGATGTCGCCACCGCCGCGGGAATTACCAAATACGATGAAAAAGTTTTCAGTGATGCCGTCGGTCACTACGGTGTAGGCAACGGGCCATACTTTATGGTTCCGGGATACGGTCCTTACACGCTGCGTGAAGTCACCGATACAGTAGACAGTATGTATGTCCCTCTGACCTACCTAAACTTCTGGGCAAGCCTTGGTAAATGGGCTTTCGAAGGTATGGAAAAACGTGCGTTGCTTGTTTCTCAGGAAGCGCAGCTGGACAATTCACCAGATCCTTATGTTTTGACTCGTGATATTTATATCCAGCGCCAAAACTTTAAAGCAGAAGTAGAGACCGTCAAAGAAGTCGATGCAGAAGAAGAAGCTTATCTGGACGAATACTTAGACGACTTTTAA
- a CDS encoding DUF3379 domain-containing protein, giving the protein MDDLEFRRRILSDPKQKDEEILQALADNSANHKFVEDVLDLDEKIKQAMNVDVPEDLADKILFSQSSSSLEQNVVRPTFAKKAMALAASVAFTAGLLVGQVNWSNILVSPAHATLADTAIKHVIDEEPFVRHLDENVPSTFINAKMSPLNFKFNQNFPYHVYYLNHCGFGESNAVHMVFQGLKGKVTMFITRIPSEQAVDFNKEGMSGVVQPIGSASMILVGQQGEDINVIASKLTPLIQPM; this is encoded by the coding sequence ATGGATGATTTAGAATTTCGTCGTCGTATTTTGTCGGATCCAAAACAGAAGGATGAAGAGATACTGCAAGCTTTGGCAGACAACAGTGCTAACCATAAGTTTGTTGAAGACGTTTTGGATCTCGATGAAAAAATCAAACAGGCTATGAATGTCGATGTGCCTGAAGATCTTGCTGACAAAATTTTGTTCAGCCAAAGTTCGAGCTCTCTTGAACAAAACGTTGTCCGCCCTACTTTTGCTAAGAAGGCAATGGCTTTGGCTGCATCGGTAGCATTTACAGCTGGCTTGTTAGTTGGTCAGGTCAACTGGAGCAATATTCTCGTCTCACCGGCACATGCTACATTGGCGGATACAGCAATCAAACATGTAATAGACGAAGAGCCTTTTGTCCGTCACTTGGATGAAAATGTGCCAAGCACATTCATCAACGCCAAAATGTCTCCACTGAATTTTAAGTTCAACCAGAACTTTCCTTACCACGTTTATTACTTAAATCACTGTGGATTCGGAGAGTCTAATGCCGTGCATATGGTTTTTCAGGGTTTAAAAGGTAAAGTCACTATGTTCATTACCAGAATCCCAAGTGAGCAAGCTGTCGACTTCAACAAAGAAGGCATGAGTGGTGTCGTTCAACCTATAGGTAGCGCAAGTATGATCTTGGTCGGTCAACAAGGCGAGGATATCAATGTGATCGCCAGTAAACTGACCCCTCTAATCCAACCTATGTAA
- a CDS encoding cytochrome c-type biogenesis protein, producing the protein MRKVILAVFAALTFSLAAQAAIEVYEFDNLKQEQQFKELSHTLRCPKCQNNTISDSNAELAQDLRHKVYEMTKEGKSKEEIVDYMVARYGNFVTYNPPFTIATAILWLGPLSVVLGGFALIVLRSRKIKAKVVANRDEQWDEQKEARLKALLEEENDGDKK; encoded by the coding sequence ATGAGAAAGGTAATTTTAGCCGTATTTGCAGCGCTGACATTCTCGTTAGCGGCTCAAGCTGCTATTGAAGTGTACGAGTTTGACAACCTCAAACAAGAACAGCAGTTCAAAGAACTAAGCCACACTCTGCGCTGCCCTAAATGTCAGAACAACACGATCTCTGATTCTAATGCCGAGCTTGCTCAAGACTTACGCCATAAAGTGTATGAAATGACCAAAGAGGGCAAGTCTAAGGAAGAGATCGTTGATTACATGGTGGCGCGTTACGGTAACTTTGTGACTTACAATCCGCCATTCACTATTGCTACGGCTATCTTATGGCTGGGGCCACTTTCTGTTGTACTGGGTGGCTTTGCTTTGATCGTATTACGTAGTCGCAAAATAAAAGCAAAAGTCGTCGCAAATCGTGATGAACAATGGGACGAACAAAAAGAAGCTCGCCTCAAAGCATTGCTTGAAGAAGAGAACGACGGAGATAAGAAGTAA
- a CDS encoding sigma-70 family RNA polymerase sigma factor: MFGKKNSNSPVNSDMDKQRKYESLVRGYHRDLYRYAYWLCKDKAVAEDLVQETCLRAWKSLDSLLDEKAAKSWLITILRRENARRFERKQFDLVDIDDYGNDAKVSDDPHHQQEWLQAQIMKLDVEYREPLFLQVVGGFSGEEIGDILELNKNTVMTRLFRARNQLKEMLDSQDTKRGQKNG; the protein is encoded by the coding sequence ATGTTTGGAAAGAAAAATTCCAACAGTCCGGTCAACTCTGATATGGACAAACAAAGAAAATATGAATCGCTCGTTCGGGGCTATCATCGTGATTTATATCGCTATGCTTACTGGTTATGTAAAGATAAAGCGGTAGCCGAAGATTTGGTGCAAGAAACCTGTCTTCGCGCATGGAAATCTCTAGATAGCTTGCTGGACGAAAAAGCGGCAAAGTCTTGGCTTATTACCATATTAAGACGAGAAAATGCACGCCGGTTCGAACGCAAACAATTTGATTTAGTTGATATCGATGACTATGGCAATGATGCAAAGGTCAGCGACGACCCTCATCACCAGCAAGAGTGGCTTCAGGCACAGATCATGAAATTAGACGTCGAATATCGTGAACCTTTATTTCTGCAAGTCGTAGGCGGTTTCAGTGGAGAAGAGATCGGCGACATACTGGAACTGAACAAAAACACTGTGATGACTCGACTATTTCGTGCTCGTAATCAACTTAAAGAGATGTTGGATTCTCAAGATACAAAGAGAGGACAAAAAAATGGATGA
- a CDS encoding DsbE family thiol:disulfide interchange protein, protein MNKKVLFIPLVAFMVLAGIFATQLMRNQEGDDPTKLESVLVGKPVPAFHLEDLAEPGKEYDQSIFKGEPLLLNVWATWCPTCYAEHKYLNELAGKGVKIIGMNYKDDRTKAVGWLNDLGNPYLISLFDGSGMLGLDLGVYGAPETFIIDANGVVRYRHVGDVNPRNWADTLEPLYNQLVEEAKL, encoded by the coding sequence ATGAATAAGAAAGTCTTGTTTATCCCGTTAGTCGCTTTCATGGTCCTAGCGGGGATCTTTGCAACCCAGTTGATGCGAAACCAAGAGGGTGATGACCCGACAAAACTTGAGTCGGTATTAGTGGGTAAACCTGTACCAGCCTTTCACCTTGAAGATTTGGCTGAGCCGGGTAAAGAATACGATCAATCTATTTTCAAAGGCGAACCTTTACTGCTCAACGTTTGGGCCACCTGGTGTCCAACCTGTTATGCAGAGCATAAGTATCTCAATGAACTGGCTGGTAAAGGTGTCAAGATCATCGGTATGAACTACAAAGATGATCGCACTAAAGCAGTAGGTTGGTTGAATGATTTGGGTAATCCTTACCTGATCAGTTTGTTTGACGGCAGCGGTATGCTTGGCCTGGACCTAGGTGTTTACGGAGCACCGGAAACTTTCATTATCGATGCTAATGGTGTTGTTCGTTATCGCCATGTTGGGGATGTCAATCCACGCAATTGGGCTGATACATTAGAACCGCTTTACAATCAGTTGGTTGAGGAGGCGAAGCTATGA
- a CDS encoding outer membrane protein transport protein, translating into MKTNKTLLSMTVALSLLGTASATHAAGFQLAEFSATGLGRAYAGEAAMADNASAQWRNPAMLTYLEGTQVSVGAIYVNPNLDVDGDVDFYGNNIPASSDDFAHDAIIPNFYLSHQYNDEFAVGLALGTNYGMETDLGTGFAASHFGNEASVTTMEVNLNAAYKINNAVSIGGGVRYILGEGSFGATTPATNALGLPQDTTLKYMEGDDTAWGWQVGTAWQINDNNRIGFAYKSEVELKLQGHAEGLGFGFGTQLPQTRDNGYMYLTLPATAELASYHQITEQLALHASFNWTDWSSFEKLEAHLDTAGTHMVKVENWEDNYRFALGATYQLQPQLALRTGIAYDTSAVSDKNRTITIPETDRTWLSIGATYDWTKDFSLDAGFTYIIAKDASITESRGYDSDDTAEQVGGQFVGETTGNVWLIGLQANYRF; encoded by the coding sequence ATGAAAACCAACAAGACCCTTCTTTCTATGACAGTAGCACTAAGTCTGCTGGGCACAGCAAGCGCGACTCATGCAGCCGGTTTCCAACTTGCGGAGTTCTCTGCGACAGGCTTAGGCCGCGCATACGCAGGTGAAGCAGCAATGGCAGATAATGCAAGTGCACAATGGCGAAACCCGGCGATGCTCACTTACTTAGAAGGCACACAAGTATCTGTTGGTGCTATCTATGTGAATCCAAATCTTGATGTAGACGGTGACGTCGATTTCTATGGCAATAACATTCCAGCGTCTTCAGATGACTTCGCTCACGATGCAATCATCCCTAACTTCTACCTATCGCATCAGTACAACGACGAGTTCGCTGTCGGCTTAGCGTTGGGAACCAACTACGGTATGGAAACGGATCTTGGTACTGGTTTTGCGGCGTCACACTTCGGCAACGAAGCCAGCGTGACCACAATGGAAGTCAACCTGAATGCAGCCTACAAGATTAACAACGCTGTAAGTATCGGCGGGGGTGTTCGCTATATCCTTGGTGAAGGTAGCTTTGGTGCAACAACACCAGCCACAAATGCATTGGGTCTTCCTCAAGATACCACGCTGAAGTACATGGAAGGTGATGATACGGCTTGGGGTTGGCAAGTCGGTACGGCATGGCAGATCAACGACAATAACCGCATCGGCTTCGCATACAAATCAGAAGTAGAACTGAAGTTGCAGGGTCATGCTGAAGGTCTTGGTTTTGGCTTTGGTACCCAACTGCCACAAACCCGCGACAATGGTTACATGTACCTGACGCTACCAGCGACTGCGGAGCTGGCAAGCTACCACCAGATTACTGAACAGCTTGCCCTGCACGCGAGTTTTAACTGGACTGACTGGAGCTCATTCGAAAAACTGGAAGCGCACCTTGATACCGCAGGTACGCACATGGTTAAAGTTGAAAACTGGGAAGATAACTACCGTTTTGCGTTAGGTGCGACCTACCAGCTTCAGCCGCAACTGGCGTTAAGAACAGGTATTGCATACGACACATCAGCCGTTAGCGATAAAAACCGTACTATCACTATTCCAGAAACCGATCGTACCTGGCTAAGCATTGGCGCAACATACGACTGGACAAAAGATTTCAGCTTAGATGCAGGTTTCACTTATATCATCGCGAAAGATGCCTCAATTACAGAGTCACGCGGTTATGATTCTGACGATACAGCGGAGCAAGTTGGTGGTCAGTTTGTAGGTGAAACAACGGGTAATGTTTGGTTGATTGGTCTTCAGGCGAACTACCGTTTCTAA
- the ccmI gene encoding c-type cytochrome biogenesis protein CcmI, with amino-acid sequence MTLFWISTVVLTLIACALVAMPLLKQKANNDEVLRDELNKAFYKDRLSELQEETEEGLVESQEDLISDLKQSLLDDIPGDKGHKETKISPIAVLVPSVVLTVVLSYGLYYQFGASQEVVRWQEVSANLPELSKKLMSSSSEPLSDQEMEDLTLALRTRLHYQPEDSTGWLLLGRIALANRDVTTAIDSMEKSYNLEPQDPDIMLGYAQALMLSQEEMDQNTARSLLGQLVQQDRVDLRVFSLLAFDAFERQDYPAAIKYWGVMQQMIGPEDSRYEMLSRSIDSARKQMGEAVSPDKSVAVTISLAPEAQVDPNGVLIVSVHRADGSPMPVAAARYPLASFPRTVVLDDGNAMMQGSKLSSLDKLLVRVRVDSDGNVATRDHDWHGESGVVEFGQPVEVIINKQF; translated from the coding sequence ATGACACTATTTTGGATATCTACTGTTGTTCTTACGCTGATCGCTTGTGCTCTGGTAGCCATGCCGTTACTAAAACAAAAAGCGAACAACGATGAAGTACTACGCGATGAACTTAATAAAGCGTTTTACAAAGATCGTTTATCAGAGCTTCAAGAAGAGACCGAAGAAGGTTTGGTTGAAAGCCAGGAAGACCTGATTTCGGATCTTAAACAATCATTGCTAGATGATATTCCGGGCGATAAAGGGCACAAAGAAACAAAAATTTCTCCTATCGCGGTATTGGTTCCTTCTGTGGTGCTGACTGTTGTCTTGAGTTACGGTTTGTATTACCAATTTGGCGCATCTCAAGAAGTGGTTAGGTGGCAAGAAGTGTCGGCAAACTTACCTGAGTTGTCGAAAAAGCTGATGTCGTCTTCATCTGAACCTCTAAGTGATCAAGAGATGGAAGATTTAACCTTAGCACTGCGTACTCGTCTGCATTATCAACCGGAAGATTCAACCGGTTGGTTGTTGCTGGGACGGATTGCTTTGGCGAATCGTGATGTGACCACAGCTATCGATTCCATGGAAAAGTCGTACAACCTTGAGCCTCAAGACCCGGATATTATGCTGGGGTATGCGCAAGCTCTGATGCTTTCTCAGGAAGAAATGGATCAGAACACCGCACGCTCTCTTTTGGGCCAGCTGGTTCAGCAGGATAGAGTGGATCTGCGAGTCTTCTCGCTGCTTGCGTTCGATGCGTTTGAACGTCAAGACTACCCAGCAGCGATCAAATACTGGGGTGTAATGCAACAGATGATCGGTCCTGAAGATAGCCGCTATGAGATGCTTTCTCGCAGTATTGATAGTGCACGTAAACAAATGGGCGAAGCGGTTTCTCCGGATAAAAGCGTGGCGGTTACCATCAGTCTTGCTCCTGAAGCTCAGGTCGATCCTAACGGAGTACTTATCGTATCTGTCCACCGTGCTGATGGCTCTCCAATGCCAGTAGCTGCGGCTCGTTACCCGTTAGCATCATTCCCGCGAACAGTGGTACTGGATGATGGCAATGCCATGATGCAAGGTTCAAAGTTGTCTTCATTGGATAAGCTTTTGGTGCGTGTACGCGTTGATTCTGATGGTAACGTGGCAACCCGTGATCATGACTGGCACGGTGAGAGTGGTGTCGTAGAGTTCGGGCAACCTGTTGAAGTTATTATCAATAAGCAATTTTAA